A window of the Pyrodictium abyssi genome harbors these coding sequences:
- a CDS encoding B3/4 domain-containing protein: MAVACKDLCSSLSGLVAVDEPAQGLGIRVAYSLAWGRPVEELDAGVLRGEEERLLRELREGYSLETLRGDPVVRAYRDFYWRIGIDPTKTRPSSEALVRRALRGRWPRVNPVVDAGNIASARYMVPIGLYDAERFRPPARITLARGGELFNPIGGNPERLGEGTPIMVDAGGVVMHLYPHRDSRETMVRPETRCILILAAGVPGVEQQRLEAAVREVQRLLGLLGWQSCPETAHAP; the protein is encoded by the coding sequence TTGGCTGTAGCGTGCAAAGACCTATGCAGCTCGCTCAGCGGCCTCGTAGCGGTTGACGAGCCTGCCCAGGGTCTGGGGATACGCGTAGCCTACAGCCTCGCCTGGGGCAGGCCCGTAGAGGAGCTCGACGCCGGGGTTCTCCGCGGCGAGGAGGAGCGGCTCCTCCGGGAGCTCAGAGAGGGGTATAGCCTCGAGACGCTCCGCGGCGACCCGGTGGTCCGGGCGTACCGGGACTTCTACTGGAGAATAGGCATCGACCCGACCAAGACCCGGCCTAGCAGCGAGGCCCTGGTGCGGAGGGCGCTGAGGGGCCGCTGGCCCCGGGTGAACCCCGTGGTGGACGCGGGGAACATAGCCTCGGCCCGCTACATGGTGCCCATAGGGCTCTACGACGCCGAGCGGTTCAGGCCGCCGGCCCGGATAACCCTAGCCCGTGGCGGCGAGCTGTTCAACCCGATCGGCGGCAACCCGGAGCGGCTCGGCGAGGGCACGCCTATCATGGTGGACGCTGGGGGCGTGGTGATGCACCTCTACCCGCACCGCGACAGCAGGGAGACCATGGTCCGGCCCGAGACCAGGTGCATCCTCATCCTCGCAGCCGGGGTGCCCGGGGTCGAGCAGCAGAGGCTAGAGGCGGCTGTCAGGGAGGTGCAGAGGCTCCTAGGCCTCCTAGGCTGGCAGAGCTGCCCAGAGACGGCCCACGCCCCGTAG
- a CDS encoding BMP family ABC transporter substrate-binding protein: protein METRTLLVAAVILVVIAGVAAFTLMKGGEQAAPAAEKAAPETTAAPAAETTAAETAAQKLERNKICVVYDIGGRGDLSFNDMAYLGAKKAAKDFGLEVVEVQSATESDYLPNLRTLAKDGKCAVIVAVGFLMTDAVKKVADEYPDQLFAIIDGYIPDKPNVLSVLFKEHEGSALAGALASMVAHYYGCKAVGVVLGMEIPVLYKFEAGYYWGIRYGEKVFEQHEGKKVEPLRILYTYTGAFNDPARGKTATEAQLGQGACVVYNVAGATGLGIFEAVAEAAKKQGKDMGPPFAIGVDADQDWIKPGFILASMMKRVDVGVYKAVERALKYYKGEVDKYGGIMELGLKEGGVGLSKLEDLETFLEIAVEAGSIKPEQKQEIYEKVKKMREQIPGWIWEEAYKLADILKENKDIEVMGLKFSDIESMIPMDANEIQKVREQLQVG from the coding sequence GTGGAGACTAGGACGCTCCTCGTAGCGGCTGTAATCCTCGTAGTCATAGCGGGCGTGGCAGCCTTCACTCTCATGAAGGGCGGTGAGCAGGCAGCCCCAGCAGCCGAGAAGGCAGCGCCAGAGACCACAGCGGCCCCGGCCGCCGAGACTACGGCCGCTGAGACGGCTGCCCAGAAGCTTGAGCGCAACAAGATCTGTGTCGTCTACGACATTGGTGGTCGCGGCGACCTAAGCTTCAACGACATGGCCTACCTCGGCGCCAAGAAGGCGGCCAAGGACTTCGGCCTAGAGGTGGTCGAGGTCCAGAGTGCTACTGAGAGCGACTACTTGCCTAACCTGCGTACGCTGGCTAAGGACGGCAAGTGTGCCGTGATAGTAGCGGTAGGCTTCCTGATGACCGACGCTGTGAAGAAGGTTGCCGACGAGTATCCTGACCAGCTCTTCGCCATCATAGACGGCTACATACCAGACAAGCCCAACGTGCTGAGCGTCCTGTTCAAGGAGCATGAGGGCAGTGCTCTCGCCGGCGCGCTGGCCAGCATGGTGGCCCACTACTACGGCTGCAAGGCTGTGGGCGTTGTGCTGGGTATGGAGATACCGGTGCTCTACAAGTTCGAGGCTGGCTACTACTGGGGTATACGCTACGGCGAGAAGGTGTTCGAGCAGCACGAGGGCAAGAAGGTCGAGCCCCTAAGGATACTCTACACCTACACGGGCGCGTTCAACGACCCGGCCCGCGGCAAGACTGCGACTGAGGCCCAGCTGGGCCAGGGCGCCTGCGTGGTCTACAACGTGGCTGGCGCCACGGGCCTAGGCATCTTCGAGGCTGTGGCCGAGGCCGCTAAGAAGCAGGGCAAGGACATGGGCCCGCCGTTCGCCATAGGCGTAGACGCGGACCAGGACTGGATCAAGCCAGGCTTCATACTAGCTAGCATGATGAAGCGCGTAGACGTAGGCGTCTACAAGGCCGTAGAGAGGGCCCTTAAGTACTACAAGGGCGAGGTAGACAAGTACGGCGGCATAATGGAGCTAGGCCTCAAGGAGGGCGGCGTAGGCCTAAGCAAGCTAGAGGACCTAGAGACCTTCCTAGAGATAGCAGTAGAGGCTGGCAGCATTAAGCCCGAGCAGAAGCAGGAGATATACGAGAAGGTCAAGAAGATGAGGGAGCAGATACCCGGCTGGATCTGGGAGGAGGCCTACAAGCTAGCCGACATCCTCAAGGAGAACAAGGACATAGAGGTCATGGGCCTAAAGTTCAGCGACATAGAGAGCATGATACCGATGGACGCCAACGAGATACAGAAGGTACGCGAACAGCTACAGGTAGGCTAG
- a CDS encoding LysO family transporter, whose translation MALLQPATTLAVLAAGIALGYAGYTAPSGVFDPLLVVLVFAAGLAIGGQLPGQRMRLRSAGLQGLLLAVATLVSSAASAAVVAAVTGLAPPRPAAAIGAAAGWYSLAGPALARIDPGLGVVAFLANLFRESLHIALYPALARRGLRLQAIAVGGATTMDTGLPVVALHGGAYEAAVALVHGVALTLAAPAAIALLAG comes from the coding sequence TTGGCACTGCTACAGCCGGCCACGACGCTAGCAGTGCTAGCAGCCGGCATAGCTCTCGGCTATGCTGGCTACACGGCGCCCTCGGGGGTCTTCGACCCGCTCCTGGTCGTCCTCGTCTTCGCGGCCGGGCTGGCTATCGGCGGCCAGCTCCCTGGGCAGAGGATGAGGCTGCGCAGCGCCGGGCTCCAGGGGCTACTACTGGCTGTAGCAACCCTTGTCTCCAGCGCCGCTTCAGCCGCGGTAGTAGCGGCGGTGACCGGGCTAGCGCCGCCCAGGCCGGCTGCCGCGATAGGCGCGGCTGCTGGCTGGTATAGCCTCGCAGGCCCCGCCTTGGCCAGGATCGACCCGGGCCTGGGCGTGGTTGCATTCCTCGCGAACCTGTTCAGGGAGAGCCTCCACATAGCCCTATACCCGGCTCTAGCCCGCCGCGGGCTACGGCTACAAGCAATAGCAGTAGGCGGCGCCACCACCATGGACACCGGGCTCCCCGTGGTAGCGCTCCATGGGGGCGCCTACGAGGCCGCCGTAGCCCTTGTCCACGGCGTCGCCCTGACCCTAGCAGCCCCGGCGGCGATAGCGCTACTAGCCGGCTAG
- a CDS encoding cupin domain-containing protein produces MDWCRELLEGVCSRIAYCSRDLVVMESRIRRGARVPRHSHPSVQATFCLRGRLLLGVEGRGERVLGPGDYEVIPPGVPHWAEALEDSLVVDVNAPLTRDRLELARRLGADCPARGEG; encoded by the coding sequence TTGGACTGGTGCCGGGAGCTCCTGGAGGGCGTATGCTCCCGGATAGCCTACTGCAGCCGGGACCTAGTGGTCATGGAGTCTAGGATACGGCGCGGCGCCCGGGTCCCCCGGCACAGCCATCCGTCGGTGCAGGCCACGTTCTGCCTCCGGGGGAGGCTCCTGCTCGGCGTAGAGGGCCGCGGGGAGCGGGTGCTCGGGCCCGGCGACTACGAGGTGATACCGCCTGGCGTCCCGCACTGGGCCGAGGCCCTCGAAGACAGCCTCGTCGTGGACGTGAACGCGCCGCTGACCAGGGACCGGCTAGAGCTGGCCAGGCGGCTCGGGGCAGACTGCCCGGCTAGGGGGGAAGGCTAG